One Microplitis mediator isolate UGA2020A chromosome 3, iyMicMedi2.1, whole genome shotgun sequence DNA segment encodes these proteins:
- the LOC130665961 gene encoding cyclin-T-like — protein MARSNWYFNNEELMNSPSLRDGINADKELDHKQQAAYLINDLGTRLKLSQDCINTATVFMHRFYTQKSLSQFHRYEVATTVIFLAAKVKKVPQKIEDVIRALHTCLNKDKNYTLDITTAEYQEEVNTIICNECFFLLILGFNIEINHPHDYILEFCKTIDASRELRKVFLHMATYSLQLTPMCLKYKPAVVACFCIYFTAQSSQWKIIGVNPEKPWFWFFGPEITCDLLIKMEKEFREILGKVSPRIRNRVMNLFKVCPSGQVTLTSYPDSSSEPLKCTRSLNEVTPPRAARQQISRTRRTISYQEYLDRKKPEKLAKSDDESSTSSSDATEDLQDNSVGSKSIEITPVTINDISADPKVSISEIADSYDRKRKYDTNIASIFSPAKQRKYV, from the coding sequence ATGGCTCGCAGCAATTGGTATTTCAACAACGAAGAATTGATGAACTCTCCAAGTTTAAGAGACGGTATCAACGCAGACAAAGAATTAGATCATAAGCAACAGGCCGCTTACTTAATTAACGATTTGGGCACGCGGCTCAAATTATCTCAAGACTGTATAAATACTGCAACGGTATTTATGCACAGATTCTATACCCAGAAGTCATTGTCTCAGTTTCATAGATATGAGGTAGCAACGACGGTTATTTTTTTGGCAGCAAAAGTCAAGAAAGTGCCACAAAAAATCGAAGATGTGATTAGAGCTTTACATACTTGCCTGAACAAAGACAAAAATTACACGCTAGACATCACCACTGCTGAGTACCAGGAAGAGGTTAACACCATAATTTGTAATGAATGCTTCTTCCTGCTCATATTGGGATTTAATATAGAAATAAATCATCcacatgattatatattggAGTTCTGCAAGACAATCGATGCAAGTAGAGAACTTCGTAAAGTTTTTCTACACATGGCGACCTACTCTCTACAGCTGACGCCGATGTGCTTAAAGTACAAACCGGCAGTTGTCGCATGCTTCTGCATCTATTTTACTGCACAATCGTCTCAGTGGAAGATTATAGGAGTCAATCCAGAGAAACCTTGGTTTTGGTTTTTTGGTCCCGAAATTACGTGTgatttattaatcaaaatgGAAAAAGAATTCAGGGAAATTTTAGGTAAAGTTTCACCTCGAATTCGGAACAGAGTGATGAATTTGTTTAAAGTTTGTCCTAGTGGCCAAGTGACTCTGACAAGTTATCCAGATAGCAGCAGCGAGCCTTTAAAATGTACAAGGTCGTTAAATGAAGTTACACCACCACGGGCAGCTAGACAACAAATATCGAGAACACGGCGGACGATTAGCTATCAAGAGTATTTAGATCGAAAGAAACCAGAAAAGTTAGCTAAATCAGATGATGAATCATCAACATCCTCATCTGATGCCACTGAAGATCTGCAAGATAATTCCGTTGGAAgtaaaagtattgaaataacACCAGTAACCATAAATGATATATCAGCAGATCCTAAAGTCAGCATCAGTGAAATTGCTGATAGTTATGATCGTAAACGTAAATATGATACTAATATTGCAAGTATTTTTTCTCCTGCCAAGCAACGTAAGtacgtataa
- the LOC130665860 gene encoding uncharacterized protein LOC130665860 isoform X3: protein MNNLIMKLRITLVIFSTILFVDSHSINKRSSPTEGMIIGPDTPVYYLEYPYDDYLKVNFLLNKFEASPSYNYYRNPKNKSNGTLFVKVLVVEDWDSGLDHRTEENILEEVLTKWNKVDKYFEQLDNPKIKLAIAGVVIPTKSHIWGTTIVTETIIWPENNDTFTITSNTYQLPSYLNNMTKWFNDNGDRFEGLNYDFFIVVSRWKLVLSNDAKLFSTYSSMSFVCDTKNSPNYHSVGGIVYNNRNFIQNTAYTIARILGVNADQILGCESGHIMDWSGNHIDGTWSECSKRFFRSMVNSSSAYTCLHQIPYDQDEDDYS, encoded by the exons ATGA ATAATTTAATCATGAAATTAAGAATAACGCTGGTAATATTCTCCACCATTTTGTTCGTCGATTCTCACTCg attaataAACGCTCATCGCCAACTGAAGGCATGATAATTGGACCAGATACTCCAgtttactatttagaatatcCATATGATGATTATTTGAAAGTTAATTTTCTTCTGAAC aaattcgAAGCATCGCCTTCGTACAACTACTATCGTAATCCAAAAAACAAATCCAACG gCACACTTTTTGTGAAGGTACTAGTCGTCGAAGATTGGGATAGTGGACTCGATCACAGAACAGaagaaaatattcttgaagaaGTTCTGACAAAATGGAATAAAGtggataaatattttgaacaacTTGATaatcctaaaataaaattggctATTGCTGGAGTCGTCATACCAACa AAATCACATATATGGGGAACAACGATAGTCACTGAGACAATAATATGGCCTGAGAACAACGATACGTTTACTATAACCTCTAATACTTATCAACTCCCTTCGTACCTAAATAATATGACGAAGTGGTTCAATGATAATGGTGATCGGTTTGAAGGTCttaactatgatttttttatagtcgTGTCGcg CTGGAAGTTGGTTCTTTCAAACGACGCCAAGTTATTTTCGACTTACAGCTCGATGTCATTTGTCTGTGATACTAAAAATAGTCCCAATTATCATTCAGTAGGAGGAATCGTGTACAATAATCGTAATTTTATCCAAAATACAGCCTACACTATCGCTCGGAT attggGAGTTAACGCAGATCAAATATTGGGATGTGAAAGTGGTCATATAATGGATTGGTCCGGAAACCATATTGACGGAACTTGGTCTGAATGTTCTAAAAGATTCTTTAGATCGATGGTCAA CAGTAGCAGCGCATACACTTGTTTGCATCAAATACCTTATGATCAAGATGAAGACGATTACTCGTGA